From the genome of Primulina eburnea isolate SZY01 chromosome 12, ASM2296580v1, whole genome shotgun sequence, one region includes:
- the LOC140808013 gene encoding O-fucosyltransferase 31-like isoform X1, with protein sequence MKNRILAFCPLFVLLLPNLFPSLFSPLSRAFPSLLSEWNAPKPMHLNLLNGALQRVISDDYRSRVWSALPDQGLKPCQDFSKSHNLPKKSRGYIQVFLDGGLNQQRMGICDAVAVAKILNVTLLIPHLEVNPVWRDSSSFTDIFDVDHFINALKDEVYIIKELPAEYSWSNREYYATGIRATRIKNAPVHASPSWYIENVLPVIESFGIAAIAPFSHRLAFDDVHPDIQHLRCKVNFEALVFVPRITALAEALISRLRNPPSAKRKGEHMSRLEGMNGMEVGKYIVLHLRFDKDMAAHSACDFGGGEAEKHALAKYRQVIWQGRVLNSQFKDDELRNRGRCPLTPEEIGLLLAALGFDNNTRLYLASHKVYGGEARISVLRNFFPLMEDKKSLLSADERALIDGRASLSAAVDYHVSMQSDIFISASPGNMHNALLGHRAYKNLKTVRPNMVLLGKLFLNQSMEWSEFQQAVADGHKNRQGQIRLRKKKQSIYTYPAPDCMCKARLQRLFGGLTSLVQ encoded by the exons ATGAAGAACAGGATTTTGGCATTTTGCCCCCTGTTTGTCCTTCTCCTTCCCAACCTTTTCCCTTCCCTCTTCTCGCCCTTGTCCCGCGCCTTTCCTTCACTCCTCTCC GAATGGAATGCTCCGAAGCCCATgcacttgaatttactcaatgGTGCTTTGCAACGTGTGATT TCTGACGATTATAGATCGAGGGTGTGGTCTGCTTTGCCTGATCAAGGATTGAAGCCATGTCAGGACTTCTCCAAGTCTCACA ATCTGCCGAAGAAATCCAGGGGCTATATTCAGGTGTTTCTTGATGGAGGACTGAATCAACAGAGAATGGGG ATCTGTGATGCTGTTGCGGTTGCTAAAATATTAAATGTTACGCTGTTGATCCCACACCTTGAAGTGAATCCTGTGTGGAGAGACTCTAG TTCTTTCACAGATATATTTGATGTTGATCACTTCATCAATGCACTGAAGGATGAAGTTTATATAATTAAAGAACTACCAGCTGAATACTCTTGGAGTAACCGGGAATATTATGCAACTGGCATTCGAGCTACTAGAATAAAAAATGCACCAGTTCATGCATCTCCGTCATGGTATATAGAGAATGTTCTCCCGGTAATAGAGAG TTTTGGGATAGCTGCTATTGCCCCTTTTTCTCATCGATTGGCCTTTGACGATGTGCATCCAGACATCCAGCACCTCCGTTGTAAAGTTAACTTTGAAGCATTAGTTTTTGTTCCCCGTATCACGGCATTGGCAGAGGCTCTCATTAGTCGTCTGCGAAACCCTCCGAGTGCAAAGAGAAAGGGAGAGCACATGAGCAGGTTGGAGGGTATGAATGGCATGGAAGTTGGAAAGTATATTGTATTGCATCTCCGCTTTGATAAA GATATGGCTGCACATTCAGCTTGTGATTTTGGTGGGGGAGAAGCTGAAAAACACGCTCTCGCAAAATACCGTCAAGTGATTTGGCAGGGAAGGGTTCTCAATTCTCAGTTCAAAGATGACGAATTAAGAAATCGAGGACGTTGTCCATTGACTCCTGAAGAAATTGGACTCTTGTTGGCTGCTTTAGGATTTGACAACAATACCCGCCTATATCTTGCCTCACACAAG GTATATGGGGGAGAGGCTAGGATCTCAGTTCTTCGAAATTTTTTCCCACTAATGGAGGATAAGAAAAGCCTTCTGTCAGCTGATGAGCGTGCTCTAATTGACGGAAGAGCTTCTTTATCAGCTGCAGTTGATTATCACGTGAGCATGCAGAGTGACATATTCATTTCTGCTTCTCCGGGAAATATGCACAATGCACTG TTAGGCCATCGAGCATACAAGAATTTAAAGACTGTACGGCCCAATATGGTGTTACTTGGGAAACTCTTCCTCAATCAGAGTATGGAATGGTCAGAATTCCAACAAGCGGTGGCAGATGGCCACAAGAACAGACAAGGGCAGATCCGGTTGAGAAAGAAAAAGCAGTCCATATATACATATCCGGCTCCTGATTGCATGTGTAAAGCTCGACTGCAACGACTCTTTGGAGGGTTGACTTCCTTGGTACAATGA
- the LOC140808013 gene encoding O-fucosyltransferase 31-like isoform X2, producing MSDDYRSRVWSALPDQGLKPCQDFSKSHNLPKKSRGYIQVFLDGGLNQQRMGICDAVAVAKILNVTLLIPHLEVNPVWRDSSSFTDIFDVDHFINALKDEVYIIKELPAEYSWSNREYYATGIRATRIKNAPVHASPSWYIENVLPVIESFGIAAIAPFSHRLAFDDVHPDIQHLRCKVNFEALVFVPRITALAEALISRLRNPPSAKRKGEHMSRLEGMNGMEVGKYIVLHLRFDKDMAAHSACDFGGGEAEKHALAKYRQVIWQGRVLNSQFKDDELRNRGRCPLTPEEIGLLLAALGFDNNTRLYLASHKVYGGEARISVLRNFFPLMEDKKSLLSADERALIDGRASLSAAVDYHVSMQSDIFISASPGNMHNALLGHRAYKNLKTVRPNMVLLGKLFLNQSMEWSEFQQAVADGHKNRQGQIRLRKKKQSIYTYPAPDCMCKARLQRLFGGLTSLVQ from the exons atg TCTGACGATTATAGATCGAGGGTGTGGTCTGCTTTGCCTGATCAAGGATTGAAGCCATGTCAGGACTTCTCCAAGTCTCACA ATCTGCCGAAGAAATCCAGGGGCTATATTCAGGTGTTTCTTGATGGAGGACTGAATCAACAGAGAATGGGG ATCTGTGATGCTGTTGCGGTTGCTAAAATATTAAATGTTACGCTGTTGATCCCACACCTTGAAGTGAATCCTGTGTGGAGAGACTCTAG TTCTTTCACAGATATATTTGATGTTGATCACTTCATCAATGCACTGAAGGATGAAGTTTATATAATTAAAGAACTACCAGCTGAATACTCTTGGAGTAACCGGGAATATTATGCAACTGGCATTCGAGCTACTAGAATAAAAAATGCACCAGTTCATGCATCTCCGTCATGGTATATAGAGAATGTTCTCCCGGTAATAGAGAG TTTTGGGATAGCTGCTATTGCCCCTTTTTCTCATCGATTGGCCTTTGACGATGTGCATCCAGACATCCAGCACCTCCGTTGTAAAGTTAACTTTGAAGCATTAGTTTTTGTTCCCCGTATCACGGCATTGGCAGAGGCTCTCATTAGTCGTCTGCGAAACCCTCCGAGTGCAAAGAGAAAGGGAGAGCACATGAGCAGGTTGGAGGGTATGAATGGCATGGAAGTTGGAAAGTATATTGTATTGCATCTCCGCTTTGATAAA GATATGGCTGCACATTCAGCTTGTGATTTTGGTGGGGGAGAAGCTGAAAAACACGCTCTCGCAAAATACCGTCAAGTGATTTGGCAGGGAAGGGTTCTCAATTCTCAGTTCAAAGATGACGAATTAAGAAATCGAGGACGTTGTCCATTGACTCCTGAAGAAATTGGACTCTTGTTGGCTGCTTTAGGATTTGACAACAATACCCGCCTATATCTTGCCTCACACAAG GTATATGGGGGAGAGGCTAGGATCTCAGTTCTTCGAAATTTTTTCCCACTAATGGAGGATAAGAAAAGCCTTCTGTCAGCTGATGAGCGTGCTCTAATTGACGGAAGAGCTTCTTTATCAGCTGCAGTTGATTATCACGTGAGCATGCAGAGTGACATATTCATTTCTGCTTCTCCGGGAAATATGCACAATGCACTG TTAGGCCATCGAGCATACAAGAATTTAAAGACTGTACGGCCCAATATGGTGTTACTTGGGAAACTCTTCCTCAATCAGAGTATGGAATGGTCAGAATTCCAACAAGCGGTGGCAGATGGCCACAAGAACAGACAAGGGCAGATCCGGTTGAGAAAGAAAAAGCAGTCCATATATACATATCCGGCTCCTGATTGCATGTGTAAAGCTCGACTGCAACGACTCTTTGGAGGGTTGACTTCCTTGGTACAATGA
- the LOC140807615 gene encoding protein CLT2, chloroplastic, whose amino-acid sequence MDRLRASATISSQFHHPTRLRTHSVTTAVAAYSTGGALTFKLSVSSPKHLKIYHRKTSHALVRLHPISASSASPRLPPSSGSNGNRKLVLVACSTVTVALAIANRVLYKLALVPLKEFPFFLAQLTTFGYVVIYFTVLYMRYEAGIVTDEMLALPKSRFMIIGFLEALGVVSGMYSAANLPGPAIPILSQTFLVWQLAFSMLLLGRSYSLNRVSGCFLVAAGVVLAVTSGSEQNQILSGVGVVWPTLMIASSAFQAVASILKESVFLNAATHLKGKLLDIFVVNSFGSGFQGLFVLLFLPFLSNLKGIPLSELPSYLKSGAACFLNIGANTTGCDGAPLLPLLYVVTNIAFNISVLNLLKFSSAIASSLAVMSSVPISIYILSCPLPYLPEGVSLSPFFVLGSAVLVMGLVVYNVSWPSKHDSNVL is encoded by the exons ATGGATCGTCTTCGCGCTTCAGCTACTATATCATCACAATTTCATCATCCCACTCGTCTTCGCACTCATTCTGTGACCACCGCCGTCGCCGCCTATTCAACTGGCGGTGCACTTACTTTCAAGCTCTCCGTCTCCTCTCCGAAGCACCTCAAGATTTACCATAGAAAGACTAGTCATGCACTTGTGCGTTTGCACCCAATTTCCGCGAGTTCTGCATCTCCCCGCCTCCCGCCCTCCTCAGGTTCTAATGGAAACAGGAAGCTAGTCCTTGTGGCTTGCTCCACGGTTACTGTTGCACTAGCTATTGCCAATCGCGTGCTATACAAGCTCGCCCTTGTTCCCTTGAAGGAGTTCCCCTTCTTTCTAGCTCAGCTCACTACTTTCGG GTATGTGGTTATATATTTTACTGTGCTATATATGAGGTATGAAGCTGGCATCGTTACTGATGAGATGCTCGCTCTCCCAAAATCACGTTTTATGATCATTGGTTTCCTAGAAGCTCTTGGAGTTGTTTCTGGAATGTATTCTGCAG CCAATCTTCCTGGACCAGCTATACCCATTTTGAGTCAG ACCTTTTTAGTATGGCAGCTGGCTTTCTCCATGCTACTATTGGGGAGGAGTTACTCGTTGAATCGAGTTTCTGGATGCTTTCTTGTTGCTGCTGGGGTTGTATTGGCTGTTACGAg TGGATCAGAACAAAATCAAATCCTGTCTGGAGTCGGAGTAGTGTGGCCCACATTGATGATAGCTTCAAGCGCTTTCCAAGCAGTTGCTTCGATTCTCAAG GAATCTGTTTTCCTCAATGCAGCAACCCACCTCAAG GGAAAACTGCTGGACATCTTTGTTGTCAACTCCTTTGGATCTGGATTTCAG GGGCTTTTTGTGCTTCTCTTTCTGCCTTTTTTGTCAAACTTGAAGGGTATACCATTATCTGAACTACCCTCATACTTGAAAAGTGGTGCGGCTTGCTTCCTCAATATTGGAGCCAATACAACAG GCTGTGATGGAGCTCCACTGCTACCTCTCTTATACGTAGTAACCAATATAGCTTTTAACATTTCTGTGCTCaatcttttaaaattttcgtCCGCTATTGCTTCGTCCCTTGCTGTGATGTCATCAG TGCCAATCTCAATCTATATACTTTCCTGCCCATTGCCGTACCTACCAGAAGGCGTGAGCTTGAGCCCTTTCTTCGTCTTGGGAAGTGCTGTTCTTGTGATGGGACTCGTGGTTTACAATGTATCTTGGCCTTCCAAGCACGATTCGAATGTTTTGTGA